A genomic region of Arachis stenosperma cultivar V10309 chromosome 9, arast.V10309.gnm1.PFL2, whole genome shotgun sequence contains the following coding sequences:
- the LOC130947842 gene encoding uncharacterized protein LOC130947842 translates to MPSATTTSDSGGQKMFRWFLKPRFYSKCLTYVKFLRTRLESVQKKRNAVHKIMKSDIAELLRNGHYYDAYKRIEGLVLEQNMLFCYELVAQFIGCISDHVQDLTKQSICPDECKEAVPSLIYAAARISNLPELRDLRTLFTDKFGNSLEPYTSKELIDKLKKDPPSREMKIQLLHEIAQEFSIEWDSKALEQRLSRQPSLYEERPKPEKTEKQVGVEKEHKKETDYNASSQEGIKEFNAEQWRQQISSDDDDDSSTDMSSVHGRKPSSSSLGSISEDDTEIISNKKPYWLVPPPYLKQRTNKGEINSNSKKKTRTDSEPNHEDQAPRSSSRSRNMMKSRATEDNIIGSDSSKNRRSYVRGTSLPPRTTNSSSVEETSRGHGRSISMDSEVKSIVHPNLPDYDDLAARLRALRRT, encoded by the exons ATGCCATCAGCAACTACTACTTCAGATTCTGGGGGACAAAAAATGTTTCGCTGGTTCTTGAAACCAAGATTCTACTCAAAATG CTTGACGTACGTGAAGTTCTTAAGGACGAGGCTAGAGAGTGTACAAAAGAAGAGGAATGCGGTTCATAAGATTATGAAGAGTGACATTGCAGAGCTTCTCAGGAATGGACATTATTATGATGCTTATAAAAGG ATTGAAGGGCTTGTATTGGAGCAAAATATGTTATTTTGTTATGAACTTGTTGCACAATTCATTGGATGCATATCAGATCATGTTCAAGACTTAACTAAGCAGAG TATTTGCCCTGATGAATGCAAAGAAGCTGTTCCATCATTGATATATGCTGCAGCAAGAATTTCTAATCTTCCAGAATTGCGTGACCTCAGAACACTGTTTACAGATAAATTTGGAAATTCTCTTGAACCTTATACAAGTAAAGAG TTAATTGACAAGTTGAAGAAAGATCCTCCTTCTAGAGAAATGAAGATTCAGTTATTGCATGAAATAGCACAAGAGTTCTCTATTGAGTGGGATAGCAAAGCTTTAGAGCAAAGGCTTTCTAGACAGCCATCATTGTATGAA GAGAGGCCTAAACCTGAAAAAACAGAGAAGCAAGTTGGTGTGGAAAAAGAACACAAAAAAGAAACAGACTATAATGCATCATCACAAGAAGGAATCAAAGAATTCAATGCTGAACAATGGAGGCAGCAAATCAGCAGTGACGACGACGACGATTCTAGCACCGATATGTCATCGGTCCACGGCCGAAAGCCGAGTTCTAGCTCCCTCGGAAGCATATCCGAGGATGACACAGAAATCATCAGTAACAAGAAACCTTATTGGCTTGTTCCTCCTCCTTACCTCAAACAAAGAACTAACAAAGGCgaaatcaattcaaattcaaagaagaaaacaaggaCAGATTCGGAACCAAACCATGAGGATCAAGCTCCAAGATCATCATCAAGGAGCAGAAACATGATGAAATCAAGAGCAACAGAGGATAACATTATTGGTTCTGATTCTTCCAAGAACAGAAGATCATATGTAAGAGGAACATCTCTTCCTCCTAGAACAACAAACTCATCATCAGTTGAAGAAACATCAAGAGGGCATGGAAGATCAATTTCAATGGATTCTGAAGTGAAGAGTATTGTGCATCCTAATCTACCTGATTATGATGATTTGGCAGCTCGTCTTAGAGCTCTCAGAAGAACATAA